In a single window of the Micromonospora inositola genome:
- a CDS encoding NAD(P)H-dependent flavin oxidoreductase, which yields MVGLVGARTGLPVLAAGGVGGGADVRAALTAGATAVLVGTLLLRADESGASRTHREALADPRRDRTVVTRAFTGRPARGLRNDFIDRYEADAPLGYPALHHLTRPLRRAAAQAGDADRLHLWAGTGWRAARAAPAAEIIAELARPL from the coding sequence CTGGTCGGTCTGGTCGGCGCCCGCACCGGCCTGCCCGTCCTCGCGGCGGGCGGCGTGGGCGGGGGCGCTGACGTCCGCGCGGCGCTCACCGCCGGCGCCACCGCCGTCCTGGTCGGCACGCTCCTGCTGCGCGCCGACGAGAGCGGCGCCAGCCGTACCCACCGCGAGGCGCTGGCTGACCCGCGGCGCGACCGGACCGTGGTCACCCGGGCGTTCACCGGACGGCCGGCGCGCGGGCTGCGCAACGACTTCATCGACCGGTACGAGGCGGACGCGCCGCTGGGCTACCCGGCGCTGCACCACCTGACCCGGCCACTGCGGCGCGCCGCCGCCCAGGCCGGTGACGCGGACCGCCTGCACCTGTGGGCGGGCACCGGCTGGCGGGCCGCCCGGGCCGCCCCGGCGGCCGAGATCATCGCGGAACTGGCCCGGCCGCTCTGA
- a CDS encoding nitronate monooxygenase, whose product METVRSALLGVDVPVVAAPMAGGPTTPRLVAAVGSCGAFAFLAAGYQPPEAVAEEIAAARATGLPFGVNVFVPTPVPVDDAAFRRYAARIADEGRPYGLDLAAAPRTEDDDHWAEKIALLVRDPVPVVSFTFGLPTAAVVRDLRRAGSRLLVTVTDPAEAAAAADLGVDGLVAQSGHAGGHYGTFTPGLPRTRPAPRGAGRSGRRPHRPARPRGGRRGRGR is encoded by the coding sequence GTGGAGACGGTTCGAAGCGCACTGCTCGGGGTGGATGTGCCGGTGGTCGCCGCGCCGATGGCGGGTGGACCCACCACCCCCCGACTGGTCGCGGCGGTGGGGTCGTGCGGCGCGTTCGCCTTCCTGGCGGCCGGCTACCAGCCGCCGGAGGCGGTGGCGGAGGAGATCGCCGCGGCGCGGGCCACCGGCCTGCCGTTCGGCGTCAACGTGTTCGTGCCGACCCCGGTGCCGGTCGACGACGCCGCCTTCCGCCGCTACGCCGCCCGGATCGCCGACGAGGGCCGGCCGTACGGGCTGGACCTGGCGGCGGCCCCACGGACCGAGGATGACGACCACTGGGCGGAGAAGATCGCGCTGTTGGTCCGCGATCCGGTGCCGGTGGTCAGCTTCACCTTCGGGCTGCCCACCGCGGCCGTGGTCCGCGACCTGCGGCGAGCCGGGAGCCGGCTGCTGGTGACGGTCACCGACCCGGCGGAGGCCGCCGCCGCGGCGGACCTCGGGGTGGACGGGCTGGTCGCCCAGAGCGGACACGCCGGCGGCCACTACGGCACCTTCACCCCCGGACTCCCCCGCACCCGTCCGGCCCCTCGCGGAGCTGGTCGGTCTGGTCGGCGCCCGCACCGGCCTGCCCGTCCTCGCGGCGGGCGGCGTGGGCGGGGGCGCTGA